From the Armatimonadota bacterium genome, the window CTCCGGCAAACTCAGTGTCGTGCTCTGTGGGCTCGTCGCTCACGGGCGGCCTCGCCCGATGGAGGGCACGCTGCACGGCGCTAGCCCGCGGCTCCGGCCTGCCATTTGACACCGTGTAGACGGCCGTTATGGTCCGTCATCTCAACGGTAGACTCAAACCGGCCCCCCAGCCGGGTGGGGGCAACTAGGTGCCGCTTTCCCAGGAGGCCAGATACGCCTCCTGCTCCGGCGTCAGCTCGTCAATCCGCACCCCAAGGCTGGCTAGCTTCAGCCGCGCCACCTCCCGGTCCAACTCCGCCGGCACCGGGTACACCCCCACCGCCAGCTGGCCCCGGGCCTTGACCAGGTACTCCACCGAGAGGGCCTGGTTGGCAAACGACATGTCCATCACGCTCGCCGGGTGCCCCTCCCCCGCCGCCAGGTTCACCAACCGCCCCTCCGCCAGCACGTACACCGTCCGCCCATCCCCCAGCCGGTACGCCTCCACCAGCGGCCGCACCACCCGCCGCTCCACCGCCAGCTCGCCCAGCGCCGTGAGGTTGATCTCGTCGTTGAAGTGCCCGGCGTTGGCAATCACCGCCCCATCCTTCATCACCGCAAGGTGCGCCCGGTCGATCACGTTCACATCCCCCGTCACGGTGATGAACACATCGCCCACCGCCGCCGCCTCCACCATGGGCAGCACCCGGTAGCCGTCCATCACCGCCTCCAACGCCCGCACCGGCTCCACCTCCGTGACGATCACCTGCGCCCCCATCCCCCGCGCCCGGCTGGCCACCCCCCGCCCGCACCAGCCATAGCCGGCCACCACCACCGTCTTGCCCGCCCACAGCAGGTTGGTGGCCCGCGTAATCCCGTCGATCGTCGACTGGCCGGTGCCGTAGCGGTTGTCGAACAGGTGCTTGGTCTGCGCCTCGTT encodes:
- the ahcY gene encoding adenosylhomocysteinase yields the protein MTTSNTVPSDIRDASLAAAGVQRIEWAAREMPVLRQIRERFAREQPLRGLRLGACLHVTTETANLLLTLQAGGAQVALCASNPLSTQDDVAAALVQRYGIPTFAIKGEDHATYYRHIHAVLATRPQLTLDDGCDLVATLHKEQPAWLEAVWGGTEETTTGVHRLRSMARAGALRYPIIAVNEAQTKHLFDNRYGTGQSTIDGITRATNLLWAGKTVVVAGYGWCGRGVASRARGMGAQVIVTEVEPVRALEAVMDGYRVLPMVEAAAVGDVFITVTGDVNVIDRAHLAVMKDGAVIANAGHFNDEINLTALGELAVERRVVRPLVEAYRLGDGRTVYVLAEGRLVNLAAGEGHPASVMDMSFANQALSVEYLVKARGQLAVGVYPVPAELDREVARLKLASLGVRIDELTPEQEAYLASWESGT